One Acidimicrobiia bacterium genomic window, GTTGTCCCTGATTGCCCAGGCGCTTCGCGACAGTCCGTATCGGTACTACCTGGCCATGACGGCCGCCGGCTGGGAAGCCGCCTACCCCGAAGCGGACCCGTCGCTGGTGTTGTCGCCCAAGGGAGTGGAGCTCCTCGACACCGTGGACGAAGGATGCACGAGCGCCTCGGCCGAGGCCTTCAATACCCTCCCCTACGAAGAGTTGGTGATCGCCGATCCCGCCACCACGCCGCCGTGGTCGGATCTGTTGGTAGCCAACGACCCCGGGTTCGTTCAGGGTTCGTCACCGATCCTCATCATTCATGGCGAGAAGGATGAGCAGATCCCGGTAGTGAGTTCGCAACTGTTGCTGAACCGTATGTGCGGCATCGGCCAAGCGGTGGAGCGCCGTACCTATCCCGGCGAGAGTCACGCGGGAGTCATCGCTCCCTCGCTGCCCGACATGCTCACGTGGATCGATGCCCGACTGGCGGGTGAGGAAGCCATTACGTCTTGCCCGTGATGCTCGCCTAGTTCCCTGTCGTTTCCGCCTGCCGCAGACTGGTATCGACGGCGATGCGTTCCTCATCCCGCGGGGCAAGTTCCAGGCGCGAGGTGCGATCGAACACCATGGTCGGTCGCGTGGCGGGATCATGGGCGGGCCAAGCCAGGGCGGCGGTGGAGGGGTTGCCGGTGTGGATGAAGGCGATCCAGGCATCCATCATCTCCTCGGCGAGGGCATCAGCAGCCGGGCCTGCCCCGGTGAACACGGCGATGTCGCCCCGTCCCTGGTTGCCAAACATGAAGGCGATCTCCAGGCCGTGGCAGGAGCCCAGCCATCCATTCATGATCGGTGAGCCCCACCCGAACAGGTAGACGAAGGTGGGGGCGTGGGCGCCCTGGTGATCGGCGATGTGCAGTGCCGGTACCCGGAAGAGGCGCTCGGACTCAATGGCGTAGTACACCTCGTTGGCACCGCTGGGCTCACCCCGGCGGTTCCGGGCCGAACGTACGGTGTGAATCAACCCATCGATCTCGGCCGCCGGGAAGTTGGGTTCGAGACGGGTGCGCAGTCGGGCATCGTCAAGGTCGCGGCTGTGGGGGTCTTCCCCCGCCCAGAGTTTGAACTCGTCCACGTTCGAGCCGATCATCGTGGGGATACCGGCGGCCACCCCGTCGGCCAGCGCGAGGGTGGGCAGGTTGGGGATCACGAGATCGTCCACGGCCGGGATGAACCCGAGGTCGTGCACGGGGCTCTCGAGCTCGTACTGGGCGGCGAGCAGACGCTCGACCGGCAGTGCTCGCAGGGCCAAGACATCGGCTACGCCGGTGGCGGTCACCAGGCGCTCGGCGAGTGCGATGGCCCGAGAGAGCGAGGAGGTGAGGGGGGAACCGCTCTGGGCGATGGCCTTGTGGAAGAGTCCGGCGGCGGCGGGCATGGTGCACAGCAGCGATACCGCCGAGGCACCAGCCGACTCCCCGGCAACGGTGACGTCGCCGGGGTCGCCGCCAAAGGCGGTGGCATTGCGCTGCACCCAGCGGAGCGCCTCCACCAGATCGAGCATTCCCCAGTTGGCTGGCGGGCCGCCGTTGGTGGACAACGAGGGGTGGGCGAGGAAACCGAGTACACCGAGGCGGTAGTTGACGGTGATGACCACGACGTCGCCGCGAGCGGCCAGGGCGGCACCGTCGTACAGCGGGCTCGCCCCCGAACCGTTGCGGAAGGAACCTCCATGGATCCAGACCATCACCGGGCGCGCCCCGGTGGTTCCCGGGGTCCACACGTTGGCCGACAGGCATTGCTCGTCGACCGCCAGGGTGGGGGATTGGAAGTGGGCACCGGGCTTCTGCGGAGCGATCGGACCGAAGGCGGTGGCGTCGCGCACATCGTCCCAACCATCGGCCGCCACGGGGGGAGCGAAACGATCGGCGGTGGCGTAGGGGATGCCCAGGTACACCTCAACACCGTCGCGGGCCATGCCGGCGAGGGGACCGAGGGCACTGTGGGCGATACAGGATTCAGACATAGGCGCAACCTATCGGTTGATTCCTGGTGCCGACGGGCCGCCGCTCAATCCGATGCCCCGCCGAAGCGGAGGTATCGAAGTCGTCGGGTGGCCATCACTAGGGCCACGACGGTGATGAGGATCAAGCGAACGACCGCCCCCCATCCCTGGGGGATCCCCGACCGGGCGTGGCCGGCGACGTCGTTGGTGAGGCCCACAAACACCGCATCGGCGACCCACGATGGTGACCACTGGGCCACGGCGCTCAGCGCCCCACCCACCAGGCGTTCGGTGAGGAAGACGAAGCCGAGCGACCACGCCGCCGCCCGACGGGTGAAGCAGCCGATGGCCATGAACACGGCGATATAAGCGGCCGCGCCGGTGACCCCCGCGAGGGCAATCGCCCCGGCCTGGTCGGGCACTCCGGCCACGATGGCCACCAGCGCGAAGGCCGGGCCGAGGGTGGCACCGGTGATCAGCGATCCGGAGAACCACCGGCCCATGGTGATCTGCCAGGGTGAAACGGGCGAGAGCCACGTGAAGGTGAAGGCACCGGTGCGGAGTTCGGAGCCGAGTACCGCATCACCGATGACCAGACAAGTGATGGGGAGTACCAGGGCGAACAGGCCCTGCCGGGCCACGTTGGCCAGGGCAGGGCCAGCGCCGCCGCTGAGGGCGGCGGCCAGCATCCCGAAGAGCACAGAGCCAATCGCCGCAACAGCCATCCCTCGCCAGCGGCGGGTTCCCGCGGCGGAGAGCAAGGTGTAGCGAATGATGGCCAGCAGCGCCGGTTGCGGGCGGGTGCGCACAGGAGTGTCGGTCATCGCAGCAGCTCCTGGAAGAGGCTTTCCAGCGAGTCGTCTAGGGGACGCACCTCGCGCAGGCCTACTCCCTGGTTCTTGGCCACCTGGGGGAGGAGGAACGCGAAGTCGCGCGCACTGGTGGTAGAGACAACCAGGTCATCACCCTCAATGGTGATACCCGCCACGAGGTCGTCGGCCAGCAGGGCGACGGCGAGGCGCCGTACCGCGTCGGCCCGCACCAGGATCTGTCGGGGTACTCCGTCCATCGCATCACGAATGGCCCGGTGGCCCCCGGCCGCCGCTAGTCGGCCGCGCACGAGCACGATGACCCGGTCGGCCATGGACTCCACCTCGTGGAGCACGTGGGAACTCACGATGATGGTGCGGCCCTCATCGCCGAGGCGACGGAACAGGTTGATGAGGCGGTGGCGCTGCAGCGGATCGGCCCCGTTGAGGGGCTCATCAAGTATCAGCACCAGGGGATTCTTGACGAGGGCGGCGGCCACCTTGGCGCGTTGGCGCATCCCTTTGCTGAACCCGTCCATGCGTCGATCCGCCACCGGGACCATGTCCACCATCTGGAGCGCCCAGTCCACCACGCTCCGCTCGCCGATGCCGTGGAGGTCGGCCACATAGGTGCACAGTTGGCGGGGGGTGAGGCCAGCGGGCACCGCTTCGTCTTCGGGCACCAGGGCCACCCGACGGTGCACCTCGCGATCGGCGCGGGGAAGTCGACCCTCGATCGTTAGTTGGCCCTGATTGACGGGAAGAAGACCGGTCATCACCCGCATCAAGGTGGTCTTTCCGGCGCCATTGGGACCGAGGAGACCTGTGATCCCCGGGCCGAAGGAGCAACTGAGTTCGGATAAGGCCACCATCTGGCCAAACCACACCGACACGTTGGTGACGACCACCGAGGCATTGGCGGCGAAGGCAGGATCCAGGGTCGGCGGCGGCGGCGGGGGCGGCGGGAGGACGGTGGGGTCACTCACTGGTCAACCTCGCGGTAGCGAAGAAACAAGATGGTGAAGGAACCGCTGACGATGGCGAGGTACACAACGATGGCGTAGAGCCCGCCATTGTCCACTCCCGACAGTGGGGTGCGCTCCTCAACCTGTCCTAAAAAGACCAGGTCACGCACCACGAGGGGGAGCGTGGCCAGATTGACAAGCGGAGCCGGGGTGGGGTCGTACGCGGCGAATCTCTCCACGAAAGGATTCTCGTTGCTGCCCGGCTCACCGGCGAGTGGCAAACGGTCAACATCATCGCGGAACATTTGCTCTGGGGGCACTTCTCTAGTGAGGATGGTGGAAGAGTTGGCGACGAGAATTCCCGACACTGCTGCGGTGATCAGGAACAGCCCGCCGATACACGCTCCGGCGATGATCCGCCGACCCGTAAGGGAAGAGATGGCCACCCCGATCGCGGCGTAGAACAGCGAGAGCGCCGCGATGGCCACCGGCACCTGCCAGAGCACCTCCGCGTTCTCCCGGGCGTAGCGCAGGGCACCATCGGCACTCACCAGCATTTGTCCCAGGAAGAGGACCACCTGGGGTATGAGCGAAAACCCGAAGACGAGAGCGGTCATCGCCGCTACTTTGGCGATGACGTAGTCGGCCCCGGTGAGGGGACGGGCAAAGATCAACGGGAGCACCCGCTGCCGTCGGTCGGGGCACATGATGTCGGGGGCGGTGAGCGCCACGAACAGCAACAAGGCGCTGGAAACACCCACATACTCTCGGTAGGTAATGATGCTGATCTGGTTTTCGAAATCGCCGCCGGTTATGTAGACGATGCCCACGTTCACGATGGCGGGCACCGTGACCACGGCGAGCAAGCCAAGGGGCGCCACTTTTTGACGCCACGAGCGTCGCCACCCCATGGCCCGGCGGACCGAGGTACGAAACAGAGCCGAACGAGCGCTGGCGCGGCCCCCTACGGCGCCCTCGTACGGGCGGTAGCCCCGGTCGTAGATGGCTCCGGTCATGTTGGGCGGGCCTCGGCTACGAACACATCGTCGAGGGAGGTGAGGCGGCTGATCATCCGGTGGAGCGGCAGGCCCAACTCCACCACGGCATCACGCACCGCATCCGCATCGGCATCGGCATCGCTTCCGATCTGTACCTCAACCAGTCCGGCCGATTCCACCGCGACGAGGGAGCGCTGGGCCAGCAACGCCAGCAGCGGAGCCCGGTCAGTACCCACATCCACACTCAACACGCCGGTGCGCTCGAGGAGTGATTCGGTGGAACCGGAGATGACGAGTCGGCCCCCGTCGAGCATGATGACGTGGTCACACACCCGTTGCACGTCGTCGAGCAGGTGGGTGGCGAGCAATACCGAGATGCCGAACGTGCCGAGCCGGGCCACCAACGTGAGCATTTCGTCGCGGCCAGAGGGGTCGAGTCCGGCGGTGGGTTCATCGAGCAGGACGAGTTCGGGGTCGGCCACGAGAGCCTGGGCCAACTTGGTTCGCTGGCGCATCCCGGTGGAGAAGCCCCCGACGGGTCGGAAACGGGCTTCGTCGAGTCCGACCAGATCGAGCATGTCCGAGGCGCGCTGGCGGGCGGCGCGGGGGCGCAGGCCGCTGAGTTCACCGAAACTGGCGACGATGTCGGTGGCGCTCTGGTCCAGCGGGAGGCAGTCATGTTCGGGCATGTAGCCGATGCGGCCGCGCGCCCCGACCGGGTCGGCGGCGACGTCGATGCCACAGATCTCGAGCGTCCCTTGGCTCGGTCGGCTGAGGCCCAGCATCATGCGGAAGAAGGTGGTTTTGCCGGCCCCGTTGGCCCCTACCAGGCCCACTAGGCCTTGAGGGACATCGAGCGTGAGGTCTTCTACCGCTACTACCCCGGGGTATCGCTTGGTGAGGCCCGTAGCCCGAAGAAGTGGAGGGTCGGCCATGAACGCAGGCTACACAGGATGCAGATGGCGCAGACACGGTCTAATGGACGTATGCTTGGGATTCGAACAGGGAAGTCAGTCGGACTTGCTTGCAATGCAGATAGGTAGAAACACAGTGGCAACTGGAACCGTGAAGTTCTTCAACAACGAGAAGGGCTTCGGCTTCATCTCACGTGAGCAAGGCGACGATGTCTTCGTTCACTTCTCCAACATCCAAGGCGATGGCTATAAGTCCCTCGACGAGGGTCAGCGCGTTGAGTTTGACGTCGCTCCGGGCCGTAAGGGCGAAGAAGCCCAGAACGTTCGAGTCGTCTAACCCCGCATTGGTTTGATCGAAGCCGCCGGCACTCGTGCCGGCGGCTTCGTCATGCTTCGGGCCAGATCGAGGAAAGGGAATACCGATGGCTGCACAGCGAACGAGCTTCGAGAAGCTCCAGCGTGATCGCGCCAAGAAAGCCAAGGCTGCCGCGAAGCGCGAGAAGCGTCTCGATAAGGGCACCGACGAAGAGAGCGACACGCTCGAACCGCTTGCTCCTGCCGAGCCCGGCACGGAGATGTCGGCCAGTGAACTGCTGGCCCGGGTGGAAGAGATTCACCGCCTGTTCGACGACAAGAAGTTGTCCTTCGAAGACTTCGAGGAGCAAAAAGCGGACCTCATGGCCCGCATCTCGGTGGAGTGATCCCGGGCTAGACGTTGCGGCGGTAGCGACCGCCTACCTCAAAGAGGGCGTCGGTAATCTGTCCGAGGCTGCACACTCGCGCCGCCTCCATCAGCACGGCAAAGAGATTGTCGCCGGCGAGCGCCGCATCTTGCAGGCGAGCGAGCATGGGAGGCGCTTCGTGGGCATGGGCGGCGTGGAAGGCGTGCAGGCGAGCGAGTTGGCTCTGTTTCTCGGCGTCGGTGGAGCGGGCCAACTCCACCACGGGGGCCGTCGCCACCTCATCGCCGGGGGCTAGGAACGTGTTCACCCCCACGATGGGCAGTGAACCGTCGTGTTTGGCGTGTTCATAGCGCATCGACTCATCCTGAATCCGGCCGCGCTGGTACCCCGTCTCCATTGCGCCAAGCACTCCGCCGCGTTCGGAGATGCGTTCGAGTTCGTCGAGAACAGCGGTTTCCACGAGCTCGGTGAGGTGTTCGATGATGAAGCTGCCCTGGTTGGGGTTCTCGTTCATCGAAAGACCCCACTCGCGGTTGATGATCATCTGGATAGCCAGTGCCCGCCGCACCGATTCGGTGGTGGGGGTGGTGACCGCTTCGTCGTAGGCGTTGGTGTGGAGGCTGTTGGCGTTGTCGTAGAGCGCGATGAGGGCCTGGAGGGTGGTGCGGATGTCGTTGAAGTCCATCTCCTGGGCGTGCAGCGATCGACCGGATGTTTGGACGTGGTACTTGAGTTTCTGGCTGCGTTCGTCGGCTCCGTAACGATCCCGCATCGCGATGGCCCAGATGCGACGGGCCACCCGACCCAGCACCGTGAACTCCGGGTCCATGCCGTTGGAGAAGAAGAACGAGAGGTTGGGGGCGAAGTCGTCGATGTCGAGCCCACGGGCCAGGTAACTCTCCACGTAGGTGAAGCCGTTGGCCAGGGTGAAGGCGAGTTGGCTCACCGGGTTCGCGCCCGCTTCGGCGATGTGGTAGCCGGAGATCGACACGCTGTAAAAACTGCGCACCTCATGCTCAACAAACCACTCCTGGATATCGGCCATCACCCCCAGGCTGAACTCAGTGGAGAAGATGCAAGTGTTCTGACCCTGGTCCTCCTTCAAGATGTCGGCCTGCACCGTGCCCCGCACCCGTCGCAGCACCTCGGCGGGGGTGAGTTCGGGGTGCTGGTCGATGGCGGCGTTGAGGAACATGGCCAAGACGGTGGGGGCAGGACCGTTGATGGTCATGGAGACCGAGGTGCTGGGGTCGCACAGGTCGAAGCCCTCGTAGAGCGCTCGCATGTCGTCGAAGGTGGCGATGGAGACGCCAGCGTTGCCCACTTTGCCGTAGATATCGGGCCGTTCGTCGGGGTTGAAGCCGTAGAGGGTCACTGAGTCGAAAGCGGTGGACAGGCGAGTGGCCGGTTGGTTCTCGGCGAGGAGGTGGAAGCGCCGGTTGGTGCGGAAGGCGTCGCCTTCGCCGGCGAACATGCGGGCGGGGTCTTCGTCGTCGCGCTTGAGAGGAAAAACCCCCGCCGCGAACGGAAAGGAACCCGGGAGGTTTTCCGCCCGCAGGAAGCGCAGCACGTCGCCGGGGTCGGCATAGCGCGGGAGCGCCACCCGGGGTACCAGTGATCCCGACAAAGATTCGCGTACCAGGGGCACCCCGGCGGCGTTGGTGGTGCCGGTCATCTCGGTCACCCGGGCGGGCCAGGCCTCGAGTAAGGCTCGACAATCCGGATCGAGGGCGGCGGTGGAGTGCAGCCGGGCGGCGTCGACCTCCCCGGTGTCCCGGCCCTGTTCGGCCAGGGTGGCCGCCGCTCCTTCCAGATGGGCGATCGTGCGCGCCGCTCCC contains:
- a CDS encoding carboxylesterase/lipase family protein; translated protein: MSESCIAHSALGPLAGMARDGVEVYLGIPYATADRFAPPVAADGWDDVRDATAFGPIAPQKPGAHFQSPTLAVDEQCLSANVWTPGTTGARPVMVWIHGGSFRNGSGASPLYDGAALAARGDVVVITVNYRLGVLGFLAHPSLSTNGGPPANWGMLDLVEALRWVQRNATAFGGDPGDVTVAGESAGASAVSLLCTMPAAAGLFHKAIAQSGSPLTSSLSRAIALAERLVTATGVADVLALRALPVERLLAAQYELESPVHDLGFIPAVDDLVIPNLPTLALADGVAAGIPTMIGSNVDEFKLWAGEDPHSRDLDDARLRTRLEPNFPAAEIDGLIHTVRSARNRRGEPSGANEVYYAIESERLFRVPALHIADHQGAHAPTFVYLFGWGSPIMNGWLGSCHGLEIAFMFGNQGRGDIAVFTGAGPAADALAEEMMDAWIAFIHTGNPSTAALAWPAHDPATRPTMVFDRTSRLELAPRDEERIAVDTSLRQAETTGN
- a CDS encoding ABC transporter ATP-binding protein, with product MSDPTVLPPPPPPPPTLDPAFAANASVVVTNVSVWFGQMVALSELSCSFGPGITGLLGPNGAGKTTLMRVMTGLLPVNQGQLTIEGRLPRADREVHRRVALVPEDEAVPAGLTPRQLCTYVADLHGIGERSVVDWALQMVDMVPVADRRMDGFSKGMRQRAKVAAALVKNPLVLILDEPLNGADPLQRHRLINLFRRLGDEGRTIIVSSHVLHEVESMADRVIVLVRGRLAAAGGHRAIRDAMDGVPRQILVRADAVRRLAVALLADDLVAGITIEGDDLVVSTTSARDFAFLLPQVAKNQGVGLREVRPLDDSLESLFQELLR
- a CDS encoding ABC transporter ATP-binding protein, yielding MADPPLLRATGLTKRYPGVVAVEDLTLDVPQGLVGLVGANGAGKTTFFRMMLGLSRPSQGTLEICGIDVAADPVGARGRIGYMPEHDCLPLDQSATDIVASFGELSGLRPRAARQRASDMLDLVGLDEARFRPVGGFSTGMRQRTKLAQALVADPELVLLDEPTAGLDPSGRDEMLTLVARLGTFGISVLLATHLLDDVQRVCDHVIMLDGGRLVISGSTESLLERTGVLSVDVGTDRAPLLALLAQRSLVAVESAGLVEVQIGSDADADADAVRDAVVELGLPLHRMISRLTSLDDVFVAEARPT
- a CDS encoding cold-shock protein, giving the protein MATGTVKFFNNEKGFGFISREQGDDVFVHFSNIQGDGYKSLDEGQRVEFDVAPGRKGEEAQNVRVV
- a CDS encoding methylmalonyl-CoA mutase, with amino-acid sequence MHVPTHPVRIVTAASLFDGHDAAINIMRRILQGQGCEVIHLGHNRSVQEVLTAVVQEDAQGVAVSSYQGGHCEYFRYLVDELRRSGRSEVQVFGGGGGVIIPSEIADLQAYGVARIFSPEDGQELGLARMINVIVRACDRDPITPPLTSVDAVLAGDQSALAQAITALELGRMDPALRDQLRAAAAARPAPRLGITGTGGSGKSSLTDELVRRFRLDQQDKLRIAVLAVDPTRRRGGGALLGDRIRMNAIDPPTVFFRSLATRGAGEVPEALDDIIVACRAAGYDLIIVETPGIGQGDVGIVSHVDVPIYVMTPEFGAASQLEKIDMLDFAAAVVINKFERRGAEDALRDVRRQVARNQERFDARSADLPVFGTIASRFNDDGVTALYHYLRDRLRQHGLPVVADTLAPAPGRTSSRIAAIVPPERTRYLAEIAEVVRSYHAHTETQAGAARTIAHLEGAAATLAEQGRDTGEVDAARLHSTAALDPDCRALLEAWPARVTEMTGTTNAAGVPLVRESLSGSLVPRVALPRYADPGDVLRFLRAENLPGSFPFAAGVFPLKRDDEDPARMFAGEGDAFRTNRRFHLLAENQPATRLSTAFDSVTLYGFNPDERPDIYGKVGNAGVSIATFDDMRALYEGFDLCDPSTSVSMTINGPAPTVLAMFLNAAIDQHPELTPAEVLRRVRGTVQADILKEDQGQNTCIFSTEFSLGVMADIQEWFVEHEVRSFYSVSISGYHIAEAGANPVSQLAFTLANGFTYVESYLARGLDIDDFAPNLSFFFSNGMDPEFTVLGRVARRIWAIAMRDRYGADERSQKLKYHVQTSGRSLHAQEMDFNDIRTTLQALIALYDNANSLHTNAYDEAVTTPTTESVRRALAIQMIINREWGLSMNENPNQGSFIIEHLTELVETAVLDELERISERGGVLGAMETGYQRGRIQDESMRYEHAKHDGSLPIVGVNTFLAPGDEVATAPVVELARSTDAEKQSQLARLHAFHAAHAHEAPPMLARLQDAALAGDNLFAVLMEAARVCSLGQITDALFEVGGRYRRNV